The following DNA comes from Kitasatospora sp. NBC_01287.
TCACCGATCGCGCCCTGGAGCCGCACTTCACACCCTGCGGTGTCCACCCGGTGCTGGTCGAGGAGCACCGCTCCGGGCCGCACCCCATCGGCGCCGAGGAGGTGCCCGACCGCTCGGGGCCCGGCGATCCCGCCTACCTCGTCTACACCTCCGGCACCACCGGGACGCCCAAGGGCGTGCTGGTGACCCACGGCGCACTGCTCTTCACCGTCTCCCGGGTCACCGCCGCCTACGGGCTCACCCCGGCGGACCGGGTCCTGCAGCTCGCCGCGCTGGGGTTCGACACCGCGCTGGAGCAGATCTTCGCCACCCTGCTCAGCGGCGCCACCCTGCTCCTCGGCGGCCCCGCCGGCTGGGCGCCCACCGACCTGCTGGAGCGCCTGCCCGCCCTCGACCTGACCGTCGCCGACCTGACCCCCGCGTACTGGCACCAGTTCCTGAGCCTGCTGCCGGAGTTCGGCCCGGCCCCGGCGAAGCTGCGGTTACTGATCGTCGGCGGTGACACGGTGCGCGCCGGCGACTGCCGCACCTGTCTGCGCCGACTGCCCGGCACCCGGCTGCTCAACGCCTACGGGGTGACCGAGGCGGCCGTCACCTCGTTGCTCTGGACGGCCGACGCGGCGCTGCTGCACGCCGAGCCCGCCGCCCCGGTCCCGATCGGCAGGCCGTTGCCCGGCGTCCGGGTGCACCTGCTGGACGCCGAGCTGCGCCCGGTGCGCCCCGGCGAGCGGGGCGAGATCCACCTCGGCGGCCCGGGCCTGGCACTCGGCTACTGGCGGCGCCCCGGGCTCACCGCCGAGCGCTTCCTGCCCGACCCGTACGCGGACGCCCCGGGGGAGCGGATGTACCGCACCGGGGACGCCGGGCGGTGGCGGCCGGACGGCGAGCTGGAGCTGCTGGGCCGCCTGGACGAACAGGTGAAGGTGCGCGGCTTCCGGGTCGACCCGATCGAGGTGGAGTCGGTGCTCGCGGCCCACCACGCGGTCCGCCTGGTGCGGGTCTGCCCCCGGGAGAACGGCGACGGCGAGCGCACCCTGACCGCCTACTACACCCTGGCCGAGCGCGGCGACACCGACGCGGACGCCCGCCGGATCGGCCTGCGCCGCTACCTGGCCGAGCGGCTGCCCGAGTTCATGGTCCCGGCCGAGTTCGTGCTGCTCGACCGGATGCCGCTGACCCCGGCCGGGAAGATCGACCGCGGCCGGCTGCCGCGCACCGAGCCGCAGCTCAGGCGCCGGGCCGAGGACGGAGCCGGTGACTGGGTCCGCGGCCGGCCCGGCGGGTCCGCGGCCACCGGCGCCGTCCGGCTCGGGGTGGCCCAGCTCTGGTCCGAGGTGCTCGGGGTGGAGCGGGTCGGCGACGGAGACGACTTCTTCGAGCTCGGCGGCAACTCGCTGCTGCTCATGGAGATGCTGGCGCGGGCCCGGATCATGTTCGGCATCGAGGTCACCTGGATCCGCTTCCTGACCCGTTCGCTGCTGCGCGACGCCAGCCTGGGTGGTTTCGCGGCAGCGGTCGAGACCGCCAGGGCCGGGGCCGGCACCGCCGCCGGGCAGTCGGTCGACCTGGTGGCGGACACCGCGCTGACCGGCGTCCCGGTGCGGACCTCGGGCCGGCCGCTGCCCCGCCGGGACCGCCCCGCCGAACTGCTGCTCACCGGCGCCACCGGCTTCTGCGGCACGCACCTGCTGGCCACCCTGCTGGCCACCACCGACGCCCGGATCCACTGCCTGGTCCGCGCGCCCGACGCGGAGCACGGGTTGGAGCGGCTGCGCGCCGCGCACCAGCGCTTCCTGCGCCGGGACCTGGTCTCGGACCGGGTGCTGCCGCTGGTCGGCGACCTGACCGAGCCGCGGCTCGGCCTGACCGAGCGGCGCTTCGCCGAACTCGCCGACTCGCTGGACGCGATCCACCACCTCGGCGGGCAGGTCAACTTCATCTACCCGTACCACCAGCTGCGGGCGGCCAACGTCACCGCGACCCGGGAGGTGGTCCGGCTCGCCGGGCACTCGCGGGGTATCCCGGTGCACTACCTGTCCAGCCTCGCGGTGCTGGCCGGCTTCGGCGCGGTCGGCGTGCCCGAGGTCACCGAGGAGACCCCGCTCGACCACGCCCAGCACCTCGGGGTTGGCTACGTCGAGAGCAAATGGGCGGCCGAGGCGTTGCTGCACAACGCCGCCGCGGCCGGGCTGCCGGTCAGCATCGTGCGCACCAACGACGTCACCGGAGGCCTGACCACCGGGGTGCTCAACACCGGCACCGAGCTCTGCGCCCTGATCAAGTACGTGGCGGAGAGCGGGCGCTGCCCCGATGTGCGGCTGCCGCTGGACTTCGTACCGGCCGACCGGTTCAGCCAGGCCTTCGCCTACCTGGCCGCGCACGCCCGGGCGGCCGGCGACGTCTACCACGTGGTCAGCCCGCGCCCGCCGCTGCTCGGCGCGCTCGCCGAGCGGCTGCGGGCGCACGGCTACCCGGTGGAGCAAGTGCCCTACCCCGCCTGGGTCGAGGGGCTGGTGCGGTTCGCGGCCGGGCACCCGACGCATCCGATGACCCCGTTCGTACCGCTCTTCGTCGACCGCGCGCCCGGCACCGAGCTGTCGATCAGCGAGATGTACTTCCGGCCGACCTTCCCCCGGTTCGGCCGGTGGAACGCCGCGCAGGCGCTGCGCGGCAGCGGCATCGAGCTGCCGCCGGTGGACGACGCCCTGCTCGACCTCTACCTCGACCAGCTGCGCTCCGCCGGCTGGCTGGCGCCGCCGCCGGTCCCGGGTGCCGGGCAGGGCGCCGGCGGCAGCGCCGGGACGGGCGCCGGCGGCAGTGCCGGGACGGGTGCCGGGCAGAGCGCCGAGGAGGCCGCGCGATGACCGCCCGCTACCGCAGTTGGGAGGCGCTGGACCTGGCCGGGGCGCCGGGCGACGCACCGGCCGCCTTCTGTGCCGACCTCACGCCGGAGGGCCTGCTCGCGGCCTACCGCCGCGGCCTGTTCCCGATGCCCGCCGCCGACGAGTACGCCCGCAGCCTCAACGAGGCGCTCTTCGAGGACCAGGTCGCGGCGGGCACCATCGCCGTGCTGGGGGAGGGCGAGGTCCCCTACCAGGTCGCCTGGTGGTCCCCCGACCCGCGACCGGTGATCGGCGCCGGCCAGGCCCGCCTCGGGCGCCGACTGGCCCGCGGGCTGCGCAACCGGCTGGACTGGTCGACCAGCGTGGACCGGGAGTTCAGCCAGGTCGTCGAGGGCTGCGCGGCCGACCGGCGGCAGCAGTGGCTGACAGCCGAACTGCGCGGCAGCCTGGCTCGGCTGCACGAGCGCGGCTGGGCGCACAGCGTGGAGGTCTGGGCGGACGGTGAGCTGATCGGCGGCGCGTTCGGCGTCCGGATCGGCCCGGTGCTCAGCCTGGACTCGATGTTCCACCGCCGTCCGGACGCCGCCAGGGTGGCGGTCGCCGACCTGTCGGCCCGGTTCGCCGAGGCCGGCGGGCGGCTGCTGGACGCGCAGTGGGACAGCCCGCACATCCGCACCCTGGGCGCCGCCCCGATCCCCAGGACCGGCTACCTGGCGGCGCTGGGGGAGGGCGCGGCCGGGGGTGCGGGTGCCGGTGCGGGTGCCGGTGCCGGTGCCCAGGCCGTGCCGCCGGTCGAGTTGCGTCCGGCGAGTCGGCTGGCCTGAGTGCCTGAGTGCCCGTGTGCCCGGTGGCCTGGCCCCTCGCCGCTGCGCAGGGTGACCGGTCGGTCTCCGTTCGGAGTACACGTTCGGCGCCGCGTGGCGCGGACCAGGGCGGGTACGCGGCAGGCATGGGAATTCTTCGCAGACGCGGCCCGGCCAGAGCGGTTACCGCCCCTGACGAGGCCGACCAGCGGCTCGCCGAGCTGACCGCCGAGCTGGCCCGGCTGGAGGGCCCGCAGGGGCTGGAGCACCCGGCGGGCGTCCCGCCGGCGGACGACGTCGACCAGCGGCAGCGCGTGGTGCGGGCCCGGGACGCGCTGCTCGGGCTCGGCCGGTCGCTGGCCCGCGGGCGCGCCGCGCGCGGTGCCGCCACCGCTCGCCGCACGCTGACCGACCGCCTGATGGCCACCGCGCCGCGGATCCCGGTCCGCGACCTCGCCGCGCTGCGCCGCCAGCACCCGGGCGCGACCTCGCCCGAGCAGTTGGCCGACCGCCTGGTGGTCGGCGCCTGCCGCGCCACGACCGCGATCGGGGCCGGGGTGGGCGCGGCGGCCGTGGTGCCGACCGCGGCGGTCACCGCCGAGCTCGCGGCGGAGTTGCTGGCGGTCGCGGCCGTCGAGGTCAAGTTGATCGCCGAACTGCACGAGGCGTACGGGCAGCCGGCCGCCGGTGGCGCGCGGGAGCGCGCGACCGCCTACCTCGGCGCCTGGGCCCACCGGCGCGGGATCGACAGCATCAGCCTGCTGAAGCCCAGCGGGGTGCTGGCGATGGGGGCGGGCGCCCGGGTGCGCAAGCAGGTCACCCGCCGCCTGGCTCGCGGCTCGCTGCGCAAGCTGCCCTCGCTCACCCCGCTGCTGATCGGCTCGGCCTTCGGCGCCCAGCTGAACCGCCGCGACACCCGCCGGCTGGCCATCCAGGTACGGGCCGACCTGCGCGACCGGCCGCCGCGCACGTCCGGTTTCTGGGAGGCCGCCGTCCCGCCCTCCTGAGGACGCCCCCGGACAGGCCCTATCCGACCGACCCCTGGCACGGGGGCGCGGGCGCGGGCCGTCGAGACCTGGACGGTGCCGCCCGGCGGATCGACTCGCCGGGCGGCACCGTGCTGTCGGGGTAACCGTGCTGCCGAGGTAACGGTGCTGTCTCGATCGGGTGTTGGCATCGGCTCCCGGCGAACGCGACTGTGCGGTAACGGGATCGTGACCTGGGTGGCCGGGGTCACAACCGGCGGTGCGGCGGCGGGTCGGACGGTGTGACAGATGCCTCGGGGCAGCCGTCCGGGTGGGAGTCGGCGCGCACGCTCGAAGCGGTCCACCGGCTGCGCCGATCCGGCTCCGGCTCAGGCCCGGGCCGCCATCGGACACCGGCGCGAACAGCACCAGAGGTGGGCATCGCGGCTCAAAATACCCGCAGTTGAGCGCGGTCGGACCGTGTTCCTGAACACATCGGGATGCCTCGCCGCGAGATTGACAGTATTCGAACGATCGGGCAAGAATCCGGGCATCCCGGCAGCGGCCGCCCCACAGCGGACGGTTGCCGGACCCGACGGCCCGACCGCTTCGGCGGTCCCCGCGTCTGCGACCGCCCCGGCGGTCCGTGCGTCCGCGCCGTCCGCCGTTCGTCGAGCGGTGTCCACCCCATCGAGGTCCCGGCACCGCCAGTGCCGTGGCCGGTCCTGCCACGACGACCTCGCTAGGAAGCCTCTGATGCCTGGCCGCTTCAGCACACGCAGATCAGACCGAAATATCCGAAAACGTAACAATGCCCGGCATGTCCGAACTGCCGCCCTGGGTGTGGCCGGTGTGCTCGGGGTGCTGGCCGCCGTGAGCGCGTGCGGCGGCTCCGGGCAGCACGCCGCGGGCAGCCCGAGCAGTGTCGCGGCCACCGGCGCGCCGTCCTCCGGCGCCGTCTCCCCGGCCTCTCCCGCCTCCCCGCCGGCGGTCTCCGGACGCCTCTCCGCGAGCGAGCTGCCGGCCGGCGCGGTCGAGCAGTGGCAGCCGCTGGCCGCACCGCACGTCCAGGCGGTCAGCAGCGCGATCCAGGTCAACGAGTGCGCCTCCGTCCAAGGCGCGGCCGCCTGGCAGCAGCAGGCCTACGTCAGCACCTACCGGACGCCCGCCGAACAGGACCTGTTCACCTTTCACGACAACGCCGCCGCGCAGCACGCCTACCAGGCCCTGCTGACGCAGATGGACGGCTGTCAGACGCAGTCCCGCGCCCTGCAGACCAAGTCGCTGGGTGCGGCGGCCGCCGACGCCCAGGTCGCCACCACCGCGCAGAACGGGCAGGGCACCGCCTGGTCACGCCGGTGGACCGGCGTCGAGGGCATCTCGGCCGGCGGCCCGCAGACCGACCACCTGTACGCGGTCCAGCAGGGCAGCACCCTGGCCGTCGTCCACTTCGACGAATGGGCGAGTTCTCCCGCCGCCCCCTACAGCACCCGGGCCGACGGCGACCTCCTCACCTCGGTCGCCCGCAAGCTCGGTTAGCCGCTCAGGCTCACCCGCTCCACCGCAGTACCCGTCCCACCGCAGCACCCGTCCAACCGCAGTACCCGTCCCACCGCAGTACCCGTCCCACCCGCGGCACCTCTCCCATCTCCCACCGTGCCGCGTCGCGGTTCCCGTCCCCCTTGTCCCCCTTGTCCCCCTTCCCTGGAGACACCCATGTCCACGCACCGTCCCCACCTCCGCCGCTGGATCACCGGTCTGCTCGGCGCCGGCGCCGCCTCGATGCTGGTGGCCGTCCCCGCGCACGCCGCCTCCTCGGTCGACGGCACCATCTCCCCGACCGAGGTCATCCAGCGCGCCCAGAGCTGGGTCAGCGAGGGGGTGCCGTACAACCAGGCCGGCTACCAGAGCGACAGCAACGGCACCTACCGCGAGGACTGCTCGGGCTTCGTCTCGATGGCCTGGCACCTCTCCGACAGCCTGGTCACCCAGACCCTGCCGAGCGTCTCCACCCAGATCAGCTCCTCCCAGCTGCAGCCGGGTGACGCGCTCGACTACACCGACGAGCACGTGATCCTCTTCGGCAACTGGATCGACCAGTCCGCCGGGACCTTCAACTACTACTCCGAGCAGAACTCGCGGGTGCTGACCAACGAGTACCAGGGCGACCTGAACGCGAGCTCGGTGGCGGGCTGGCCCACCAGCTACTACACCCCGCTGCGGTACGACAAGATCTCGGGCGCCGCGCCCACCACCACGACGCCCGCCCCGGCCCCGACCACCCCGACCACCCCGGCCGCGCCCACCACGCCGGCGCCGACCACGGGCACCGGCACCGCGCCGACCGCCGGCAGCGGTTCCACCCCGGCCCCCGCGCACAGCGGCACCGGCCAGCACACCACCACGCACCACAACTCCGGTGGCTGGAACTCCTGGCAGCGCTGGTGGTAGCCACCACGGGCCGCTGACCCGCTGAAACCGAAGCCCCCCTGGCGCCACCCACCGCGCCCGGGGGGCTTCGGCCGTGCCGCGCCCCTGGTGGGGGAGTGCCTGCCCGCCGTGGTCCGGCAGGGCGCCCGTCGGCGTCCTGCCGGCCGGTGCGGCACGCCACCGCTGCCTCGACGGCGTCGGTTCCGTCTCGCCCGCCGAAGGGTGCTGACGCCCTGTCCTCCGCCGGAGCGTGAGCAGCCGCCTTGGACCGCTGCCAGGGCCTGCCCGGAAACGGCAGTGGTCCCGGCGCACACTGTGCGCCGGGACCACTGCCGCTGTAGTAGCGGGGACAGGATTTGAACCTGCGACCTCTGGGTTATGAGCCCAGCGAGCTACCGAGCTGCTCCACCCCGCGTCGGTGAACCTGACTCTACGGCATGGCGGCCGCGAGGCGAAATCCGATATCCGGCGGCCGCGCCTGCCCTACTCTTCAGCCGGTGACAGAGGCACCGATGACAGAGACACCGATGACAGAGACGCCACCCGCCACCAGCGGCACCGCCTGGGCCAGGCTCACCGCGGCCACCGCGGCCGCGTCAGCCACCGTGGTCGGTCGGCGGGTGGGTCTTTCGTGGCTCTCCGGGCTCGGCCTCAACCGCGTGGCACCCGCCGAGCTGCTGGTCGAGCTGCTGGACCTCGGTGAGATCGGCCTCCTGTACCGCAAGGACCTGCCGGACGGCGTCCTGGACGCCGCGATCGTCCACCGGACACGGCACGTCCGCGGCCAGGTCGCGGAGATCGGCGGACTCTCCCCGACCCAGTGGGAGCGGCTCATCGCGGCCACCCCCGAGCCGGACGTCCGCCGGCGGCTGGCGGCGCACGCCGAGGAGTGGCTCGCGGCCCGGCTGCTCTCCCGCGGCGGTCGCGGAGTCGGGCGGGCGCCGCACCCCGATGCCGCGCCGCCCACGGGACCGCGCGAGATCGCCGCGATGGCCGCCGAGGTCCCCGACATCGACCCGAGCGGGCAGACGACGGCGCTGTGGTGGATCGGCGCACTGCACGCGGACCCGGAGGCCATGCGTCAACTCGCGCGTTCTCCCAAGCTGTTGGTCCGCCGCAGCGTCGCGAGGGCACCGCGGCTGCCCGCGGACGTGGTGGCGGTCCTCGCCCGCGACGAGGACCGCGCGGTGCGCCTCTTCCTGGCGGAGTCCTGCGACGACGCCCCGCCGGAGTTGCTCCTGGACGTGGCGGGCTGGTGGGACGGGAGCCTCTCGTTCCCCGGCCGGCCGCGCAACCACCCCAACTTCCCCCGCGAGGGCCTGCTGCGCTTCGCGGCGGACCCGAACCCGCGCCTGCGGGCGCTCGCGCTCGACGACCCGGCCGCCACCGCCGCACTCGTCGAGCGGTTCGGCCACGACCCTCACGAGAGCGTCCGCAGGGCCGCCGCCGAGGACTCCCGGCTCGCGCCGGAGGCGGCGGTCCGACTGGCCGCCGACCCCGACCAGGGCGTGCGCCGGCGGGCCTGGGAACACCCCGTCCTGCCACCGGACGCGTTGACGACGCTGCTGCTCGACCCGCGCTCCGCGGAGAGCGCCGCCCGCAACCCCGCCATCCCGGTCCCCGTCATGCGCCGGATGGTGCGGGTCGGCGCCGCGCTGCTCGACCCGCCGCGGCGTTAGCAGGGGCAGTGGGGGCAGCGGTCAGCGGGAGCGCGGATCGGCGGTCACGGCCTGGCAGAGGCGGCCGCCGCCGCGATGGTGTCCTGGTAGAGGCCCAGGAAGGGCGACTCGACGTAGGGGTTGCCGGTGCCGCCGCCCTCCACGGTGATCTTCGTGTCGAGCTCGTCGGCGTTCGGCAGGTCGCTGCTGGCGATGACCGAGAGCTGGTCGTAGGCGCGACTGGCCCCGGCGGTGCCGTGGCCCGGGTCCAGGTCGACCACGGCGTAGGCGGTGCGGCCCGCGTGTAGCGGGTAGGACGCGGCGCCGCCGATCCTGGTGGGGACGGCGGGCTGCACGGTCAGCGCCTCGCCGTTGCCGGTGCGCAGGGTGCTGCTGGCGTCGATGGCCACCAGCGGGTAGCGGTCCAGGCCGCAGGCGGTGCTGCCGGTGTCGGTGACCTCGATCAGCCGCTTGCTGGTGCCCAACTGGGCGTCGTACACGGCCTTCAGCGCGAGCTGGTCGGCGGTGCAGGGGTGCGCGTAGGCGTAGGAGTCACTGGTGGCGTCGGAGGCGGCGGTGGGGGAGGCCGGGCGGGTCGCTGCGGTGCTGCCGGTGCCGCTGCCGGTGCCGCTGCCGGTGCCGCTGCCGGTGGCGCTGCCGCTGCCGGTGGCGCGCGGGGTGGCGGAGTGCGCGGCGGCGGGGGTGGTCGTGGCGGTCGCCTGCGGGGCGGTGGCGGCAGGGGTCGGGCCGGCGGCGTTGGCGGTGCCGGCGCCGGTGTCGTCGGGGCCGCAGGCGCTCAGGGCCAGGGTCGCGGCGGCGGCGAGCAGCACGAGCGGCAGGATGCGGCGGCGGGTGGCGGCGGGCGTGGTCATTGGTCCCCCAGGAGCGTCGGAGCTGGTGTCGTCCCGCTTCTCAACACAGTGCGATCCGGCAGGCCGGTTCCTGACCCGGAGTAACAGCACGTAACAGGTCTGTGACAGAGGCCGTCACCGGGCCGGCCGCTACCGGTGCGGGCGGAGCGCTGGCGACCGGCGTGCCGTCCTCGTTACGATCGACGGGTAGGCCTCCAGCCCCGCCGGGTGGCCCCCACCCAGGCCGTCGCCCGCGCGGCGGTGCGGCCTCGGGAGGTGGGACGGATGCGGATCGGGCTGCACGCGCTCGGCATCGGGGACGGTGCCCGCCCCGAGGTGATCCGGGCGGTGGCGAGCGCCGCCGAGGCCGCCGGTTTCGCGAGGCTCTGGGTCGGCGAGCACGTGGTGCTGGTGGACGAACCCAACTCCCGCTACCCCTACGCCGCCGACGGGACCATCCCCGTCCCCGCCGACGCCGACTGGTTGGACCCGCTGCTCACCCTCGGCTTCGCCGCGGCGGTGACCAGCCGGATCGGCCTGGCCACGGGTGTGCTGCTGCTGCCCGAGCACAACCCGGTCCTGGTCGCCAAGCAGGCCGCGACGCTGGACGTGCTCTCCGCGGGGCGGTTCACCCTCGGGGTCGGAGTCGGCTGGTCCGCCGAGGAGTTCGCCGCGCTCGGAGTGCCCTTCGCCCGCCGCGGCCCGCGCGCGGCGGAGTACCTCGCGGCGATGCGCGTGCTCTGGTCCGATGACGTCGCCTCGTTCGAGGGGGAGTTCGTGCGCTTCGAGGGGATCAGGGTCAATCCCAGGCCGGTGCGCGGCAGGCGGCTGCCGGTCGTGCTGGGCGGCAACAGTGACGCGGCGCTGCGCAGGGCGGCCGCCCACGGCGACGGCTGGTACGGCTTCAACCTCCCGGCCGCCGAGGTCGCCGCGCACGTCAACGCCCTTGCCGGGTACGGTGCGCGGCTCGGTGGCGGGCCCTCGGCATTCTCGGTGGCGGTCGCGCTGAGCGACGGGACCCCGGAGCTGCTCCCCGGCCTGGCCGGAGCGGGGGTGACCGAACTGGTCGTGGTCGGGGCGCCGCCCGCGGCGCCGCACCTGGCGGCCGGGTGGGTCGCGGACCTCGCCGACCGGTGGATCCGCCCCGGCCGCTGAGCGGCGCGCGGTCGGTGTGCGGATGTGCGCGGGCGGCGTGCGGATGGTGCGTGCTGGACCGAACCCGGAACGGTCCCCGAGCCGTCTATCCAGCGGGACATGACCACGGGTCAGTCCTTCGACCATCGCCTTCCTTCCGGAGGATGTAGATGAACGTGACCATCAAGCGCGCCTCGGCGGTCCTCGCCGCGGCGGCCGGCCTCACCCTCGCGCTCGGCGGCGGTGCCTTCGCGGCCGGCGGCGCCGGTGGTGCTTCCCAGGGTGGCGGTGCTTCGCAGGGTGGCGGGGCCAGTGGGGCGACCCAGGGCGGTGGTGCTTCGCAGGGTGGCGGGGCCAGTGGGGCGACCCAGGGCGGTGGTGCTTCGCAGGGTGGTGGCGCCAGTGGGGCGACCCAGGGCGGTGGTGCTTCGCAGGGTGGCGGGATCAGCGGTGGCGGGATGAGCGGCGGTACCGCGGCCGGCGGTGCCTCGCAGTCCATCCCGAGGGGGGACTTCGCGCTCTGCTCGAAGGGCAGCTACACCTCCTTCGTGCGCTTCCCCCAGCGCGGCAACTGGGAGACCATCCTGGTCACCCCTGGCCAGTGCACCTGGTTCGCGCTGAGCGGGCACGGCAACGAGGAGGCCGAGATCTACGGCCGCTACTCGAACGGATCGGACTTCAAGATCGACACGGACTACTTCGACGACGCCTCGCCGGACCACATCTACACCCTGGGCACCCCGAGCAACAACGACTGGACCACGTCCTGAGCCCGCGGTAGCGGCCCCGTAGCCGCTGGGGAGGACGGTGTGGGCCGTCCTCCCCAGCACGGGCCCGAGGCGGCCGCCGCCCGCGACCGCCCCGGACCCGCGACCGTGTCAGACCCGGTCGGCGGCGATCAGCACGTACTGGAACGAGCCGTCCTTGTAGGAGGACAGGAACGCCTCCTCGATGCCCGTGACCAGCGAGGAGGTGGCCCGCAGCTCCCAGTAGGGCAGCGTCGCCGGTGTGAGGTCGATGACGGCCCGCGGCACGAGGCGGTTGTCGGCCATGGCCCGCAGGTACTCCCGGCGGGAGTGGATGTTGCACTCGAAGTGCGCGTTGATCTGCGACACCCACTTCGACGGCTGCCCGTAGGCGGGGTTCCAGCAGCCGGTGATGGTCACGTACCGGCCGCCGACGGCCAGGATGCGGGAGTGCTCGGCGAACAGGTCGTCCAGGTCCACGTACATGCTGGACTCGTTGTTCCAGGAGCCGGCCACCTGCCCGGTCTCGAAGGGCGTGTCCAGCATGTTGCACACGCGGGAGCGGACGTACCGGTCGATGCCGAGGTCGCGTGCGCGCTGGTTGCCGAAGTCGGCCTGCTTGGCCGAGAGGGTGACGCCCTCGACCCGGCACCCGAACCGCTGGTGGGCCATCGCCATCGAGCCGCCGCGCCCGCAGCCGGCGTCCACCAGCGTGGCGTCGTCCGGGATCGGGCCCAGGTGGTCCAGGAGCAGGTCGGCCTGCGCGGACTCCAGCCGGTGCAGTTCGGCGATCACCTGCTTCTCGCGCTCGCTCCCCTCGGGTGCCGTGATCGCGCCGTGGTCGACGTCGCCGATGCCGTAGTGGTGGTGGTAGAGGCCGTCCACATCGCCCAGGCGCAGGTTGACCGGGCGGGCCTCCTGGTCCCAGTAGCGGGCGATGTCGTCCTGGTACGGGGTCGCCGGGCCGGGCACGGTGGCGGTGGTCGTGGCGGGGTTGATGTCCATGGTGGTCACTGCTGGTCAGCTCCTCGGTTACCAGAAGTCGGGCAGGCTGTAGCGGTACGTGTTGGTGCAGTGCCAGTGGTGGTTGCCGTCGACCCAGGCGGCGAAGCCGCGCAGGAAGCGGAGCACGGACGGCACGGGGTGGGCGGCGGCCACGGCGGCCGCCGCGGACTCGAATTCGCGCATGAGCTCGTTGTGGACCTCGACCGCCTTCAGGTACGCCGGTTGGTCGCCGCACCCCTCGCGCTCCGCGATCACCACCGGCAGGTTCAGGTGCCGGCCGGGGGCGGCGAGCTCCTTGGTGTACGAGTAGAGGTCGTTGACGATGGTGGTGGCGTTGGAGCCGAGCGCGATGACCCGCTGCAGCTCGGGCAGGGCGTGCAGGTCGGCGGGGAGCTCGTAGCCGTCCACGGTGTCGGTGATGGTCGGGCAGGGGCGGAAGTTGTTGAACTGGCGCATCGCCAGGTACTCCCACACCTCGGGCAGGTGGTCCGTCTCGCTCCAGGCGGCCTCGGCGAGGTAGCCCAGGTGCAGGCGGGCCATGTCGTGCCGGTACCGGTCCGCCTGGGCGGGCGTGGCCAGCCGGGTGAAGTACTCCATCGCGGAGCGGTAGGCGCGCCGCGGCGGGTCCGCGTGCAGCGAGGCCTCCCACTGCGGCTGGTACTCCCGCGTGGTGGACAGGGGATCGAGCGTGGTGTGCGCCAGCAGCAGCCGTCCACCGAGGCCGACCGGCGATCCGCCGTGGTCCTCGCAGTAGAGGTCGTCCAGCGCGTTCTCGGCCGCCATCAGCCGGGTGGCGACCATCAGATGCTCGATGGTGGGAGCGGCGGGGTGGCAGGCGACCATGTAGCGGCCGAGGTCGAAGCCGTCGAACTGGTCCTCCCACTCCGGCGGGAAGAGCCGCACCTCCTCCACCGCCCACTGCTTGACCCGCCGGCCCACCTCGGCCACCCGCACGGGGTCGGGTTCGGGCACCGGGTGGTAGTAGAGGCCCGGGATCGGCCGGGGCGTCCTGGGCGCTTCGTCAACCGCCTCGCCCGCCTCGTCCGCCCCGGGTGCGGCGGTGGTGGCGGTGGTGGCCTCGGTCGCGACCTGGGCCGGTGCGTCGGAGCGCGGCGGGTAGAGGCTCGCGGTGCCCAGACCGCTCGGACCGCGCGGGATGCGTCCCCTGGCGGCCGTGCTCACGCCCGTGCCGCTCGTGCCGCCCGGGCCGGCGCTCCCGGCAGCGGCGGGGCGGTCGTGACGGTTGGTCTCGCGGCCCGCCCCGCGGCGCGGGCGGAGCAGCGTGACCGCATTTCGACGGCGAACCGGACTTGGGGCATGGACTACTCCTTGTGCGAACCGGCTGGAGCTGGTGTGATTTCGGTGCGAGC
Coding sequences within:
- a CDS encoding non-ribosomal peptide synthetase, translated to MPETVHQLFRAQAARRPTAAAVVTQEGALSYRELDRRGDRLARDLRGLGVRRGTVVPVCLPRGLDLVVALLAVLKAGGHFLPLDPGYPARRLVQLVADSGAGLVLTDRALEPHFTPCGVHPVLVEEHRSGPHPIGAEEVPDRSGPGDPAYLVYTSGTTGTPKGVLVTHGALLFTVSRVTAAYGLTPADRVLQLAALGFDTALEQIFATLLSGATLLLGGPAGWAPTDLLERLPALDLTVADLTPAYWHQFLSLLPEFGPAPAKLRLLIVGGDTVRAGDCRTCLRRLPGTRLLNAYGVTEAAVTSLLWTADAALLHAEPAAPVPIGRPLPGVRVHLLDAELRPVRPGERGEIHLGGPGLALGYWRRPGLTAERFLPDPYADAPGERMYRTGDAGRWRPDGELELLGRLDEQVKVRGFRVDPIEVESVLAAHHAVRLVRVCPRENGDGERTLTAYYTLAERGDTDADARRIGLRRYLAERLPEFMVPAEFVLLDRMPLTPAGKIDRGRLPRTEPQLRRRAEDGAGDWVRGRPGGSAATGAVRLGVAQLWSEVLGVERVGDGDDFFELGGNSLLLMEMLARARIMFGIEVTWIRFLTRSLLRDASLGGFAAAVETARAGAGTAAGQSVDLVADTALTGVPVRTSGRPLPRRDRPAELLLTGATGFCGTHLLATLLATTDARIHCLVRAPDAEHGLERLRAAHQRFLRRDLVSDRVLPLVGDLTEPRLGLTERRFAELADSLDAIHHLGGQVNFIYPYHQLRAANVTATREVVRLAGHSRGIPVHYLSSLAVLAGFGAVGVPEVTEETPLDHAQHLGVGYVESKWAAEALLHNAAAAGLPVSIVRTNDVTGGLTTGVLNTGTELCALIKYVAESGRCPDVRLPLDFVPADRFSQAFAYLAAHARAAGDVYHVVSPRPPLLGALAERLRAHGYPVEQVPYPAWVEGLVRFAAGHPTHPMTPFVPLFVDRAPGTELSISEMYFRPTFPRFGRWNAAQALRGSGIELPPVDDALLDLYLDQLRSAGWLAPPPVPGAGQGAGGSAGTGAGGSAGTGAGQSAEEAAR
- a CDS encoding leucyl/phenylalanyl-tRNA--protein transferase — encoded protein: MTARYRSWEALDLAGAPGDAPAAFCADLTPEGLLAAYRRGLFPMPAADEYARSLNEALFEDQVAAGTIAVLGEGEVPYQVAWWSPDPRPVIGAGQARLGRRLARGLRNRLDWSTSVDREFSQVVEGCAADRRQQWLTAELRGSLARLHERGWAHSVEVWADGELIGGAFGVRIGPVLSLDSMFHRRPDAARVAVADLSARFAEAGGRLLDAQWDSPHIRTLGAAPIPRTGYLAALGEGAAGGAGAGAGAGAGAQAVPPVELRPASRLA
- a CDS encoding DUF4232 domain-containing protein, translated to MTTPAATRRRILPLVLLAAAATLALSACGPDDTGAGTANAAGPTPAATAPQATATTTPAAAHSATPRATGSGSATGSGTGSGTGSGTGSTAATRPASPTAASDATSDSYAYAHPCTADQLALKAVYDAQLGTSKRLIEVTDTGSTACGLDRYPLVAIDASSTLRTGNGEALTVQPAVPTRIGGAASYPLHAGRTAYAVVDLDPGHGTAGASRAYDQLSVIASSDLPNADELDTKITVEGGGTGNPYVESPFLGLYQDTIAAAAASARP
- a CDS encoding LLM class F420-dependent oxidoreductase, with the protein product MAPTQAVARAAVRPREVGRMRIGLHALGIGDGARPEVIRAVASAAEAAGFARLWVGEHVVLVDEPNSRYPYAADGTIPVPADADWLDPLLTLGFAAAVTSRIGLATGVLLLPEHNPVLVAKQAATLDVLSAGRFTLGVGVGWSAEEFAALGVPFARRGPRAAEYLAAMRVLWSDDVASFEGEFVRFEGIRVNPRPVRGRRLPVVLGGNSDAALRRAAAHGDGWYGFNLPAAEVAAHVNALAGYGARLGGGPSAFSVAVALSDGTPELLPGLAGAGVTELVVVGAPPAAPHLAAGWVADLADRWIRPGR